Genomic DNA from Candidozyma auris chromosome 1, complete sequence:
CGGCGCGGGGGATGCTTTGCCAGGCTAGCATTGCATCACATCATCTGTGTCATTTTCattctttcaacaacatcttgCCTGATTTTGCACGTCTCGTTGTTCATTTGAGGCTGGCCTCACTAAGAGCGGATGGGCCTCTATCGCGCACGGTCTTGTTTGTATATTACGAAAGATGGTGTAGTTTATAATATTAGAATTTACCGATACTACTGTAGCAAGGCGTTGGACCAAAGACATGGTATATAGCGATCGTCGTGTGGTGGCTCCTCCAATATAGCAGTTGGCGCTTATCGCAACGATCAAACGGTATTAAGCGATGTGATTTTAGTAAAGATTGGTCTAATCATACCCGAGCCACTTGGAACCAAAGGTTTTGTGTATTTGTGTGAGTGACATCACTAGTGCTGAAGTATGCAAAGTAGTGGCAGATTTCGATAAGCAAGCGAGCTCGACTAACGAATACTGTCGTGTAATTGTCGCTAAACTCCTAGAATGGCTAATCAACGATCATTACAAGCAAAATGTTTTTTGGTAATTTTGCATTGTTAAACAACAACCCCTTATCAATACCAAAGAGATTGTGTCCGTCCAATGTTCTTTGCCGGAGGGACTTGCCTATTCTGTGCGCACTAGTCGAGACTGCTTCGGGCCCCCCAATTTGGATTGCGAAATGTTTCCTACCCCTTCCCAGCAAACAGAACACCAAAGACTACGACGATATTATTAAACGATGATCGTCCCTCTCGTAGTATAGGACCTTCCGAAGTTGGCACGGAAAACGGGCCTCTCAGAAACGAACGGAACGGAAATCAGTCGTGGCCCATTTTTTGTGGGCCCCGCAGCCTCGAGTGCCCTATCGGTGCAAGCGCTGTGGACTATCGAGGGAGAAGCTTCATCACGTGATCTATTTACGACCTAACTGGCGCTTAAAGACGAATGGGGCAGGCTGAGCCGTCCCACGAAGTATGGGCTAAACCGATAAGGCATCTGGATGCGGCAATCAATAGGACCCCCATCTTTCCCAGTTGAAGAATATATAAAGACGGTGAAATGCTCCAGATTTGGTTGTTTTAGTCTTCATATTTGCTCAGACCATcagttttcttcaaatgcCTTCCGTGCACCCATTTGACTCCGCCAGGGACTACGAGATCAGATTGGCCACCAAGTTGGTCAAAGATGCCCACCCAGCCTCTGACAACGTTCACTTTGTCCAGTGTGACAGATGTGAccctccaaagaaggacaTGATCAAATACTTGGACGCTGAGAGACACGGTGGTGAGCTCCCAAGAATCCCTAGAGTGTTTTACTGCTACTACTACACCAACACTTTGACATTCAACAAGGCCTTGGTCAATGTCACTGCGGGCCACATTATCACCAAGACACAGTTGCCAGAAGGTGTGGTCGGCCCTTTTATGGCTGAGGACATGGCTGAGTGGGAAGCCCACTGTCTTAAGCACCCTGCTGTTCTTGCCGAAgttgagaagttgaagttgcCAAGCGACTGCTCTGTGATTACTGACCCATGGATCTACGCAACGGATGATCCAAACGAGAAGAGACCATTGGTGCAATTTTTCATGTACATTCAGGCCAACAACGGCCACTCTGAGTCCAACCACTACTCGTTACCATTGAAGTTCTCCCCAGTATTCGAGGCTTACTCCAAGAAGTTTGTCAGAATGGACTTCTTGCCCTCCGGTTATGACGATACCGTGACGCCCACCCAGCCTTGGAAGAGAGCAAAGCCTTCTGAGTACCACCCAGAGTTAAACGGTGAGCAGTTGAGAGAGGTGAAGCCATTGTTAGTTCAGCAACCAGAGGGCCCATCATTCACTATGGAGGGCTCTAAAGTTAAATGGCTCTCTTGGGAATTCAGAGTTGCCACTACTGCCAGAGAAGGTTTCGTACTCTACGACGGTTGGTTCAAGGGCAGACAAGTGTTCTACAGAATTTCTTTGTCTGAGATGACCGTTCCATACGCCGACCCTAGACCTCCATACCACAGAAAGCAGGCTTTCGACTTGGGTGATGCTGGTTTCGGAGTGACTGGTAACTCTTTGAAGCTTGGATGCGACTGTCTCGGTGTTATCAAGTATTTGGATGGTATGTTCACAGGTGGTAACGGTGAGCCATCCGTTATGCCTTCCACCGTTTGCATGCACGAGCAGGATGATGGTATCTTGTACAAGCACATGAACTACAGAAACGGTAACGCTGTAGttgccagaagaagagagttCGTCGTCCAGACCATCGCAACCGTGGCTAACTACGAGTACGCcctcaacttcaagttcgTTAACGATGGTTCCATCGACTTGGAGGTCAGAGCTACCGGTATCTTGTCCACCATGCCAATTGACGACAACATGACCGTTCCATGGGGTACCGTTGTCGCTGAAAATTGTATGGCCGCTTATCACCAGCACATTTTGTCTTTCAGAATCGACCCAGCTGTCGATGGCCACAAGAACTCTGTTGTTTACGATGACGTTGTGAAGATGCCAAGGGACAAGCACAACCAGTGGGGTAACGGTTTTGTCACTCAAAGAACTTTCGTTGAAAAAGCTGGTGCTGTGAAGCAGTCTCCATTCACCAACAGAGCCTACAAGGTAATCAATGAGAACGTGGTTAACCCAATCTCCAGAGATAACGTTGGATACAAGATCGAGATGCCAGCCAGACAGATGATCATCTCTGACTCAGACACTTACAATGTCACCAGAGCCAAGTTCGCTACCGAGCAGCTCTGGGTTACTAAGTATGGTGACAACCAGTTGTTCGCTGCGGGTGAGTTCACCAACCAGTCTCAGATTGACACTGGTCTCGGTGTTTGGGCCAACGGTACTGACGATGTCAGAAACGAGGACTGCGTCATCTGGCCAACCCTCAGTTTCACCCACATTCCCAGAGTTGAGGATTTCCCCGTCATGCCAGTCGAAATCCACAACATCCACATGGTTCcattcaacttctttgacaagaatcCTGGCTTGGACCTTCCACAggccaacaacaactttaACAAGTCTACTTTGGCCAATGTTGGTGTCGAAGAGAACAAGGCTTGCTGCAAGAGCACTCTTTGAGCGCAAAATTGATTATTTGAGTCTTTTGAGTCCCCTTTGGTGTAAATATAGAGAATAATAGGCTTTGAACGTCAAAAAATGCTGTAAGGACACGAaaattgtttctttttgagcaaaaTTAGGCACAATAGCGAACCGTACTTCACTACGGGTGCTACAAATTTTTTCAGTGAAATCCGAGATAGTTTAGTGGCTAGAATTACCGCTTGTCGCGTGGTAGACCGGGGTTCAATTCCCCGTCTCGGAGAACTTACTCACGGCGCAAGTGGTTTAGTGGTAAAATCCAACGTTGCCATCGTTGGGCCCCCGGTTCGATTCCGGGCTTGCgcagcttcttttttgaattttcttaaccttcattctttttcctctgcttCAATAAATAGACCCCGTCACAAGCAAAGCCCGAACCTAGCCCTATGGAAAGCATACCGCTTGTACACAGACAGGCTCCTCGCGCGAATACTGGATAATATGCGTACACACTTTTGAGGGTGCAGCCCCATCAACTATACAGAAAGTCCAGAAAAAGTAAACTACAAGTAGCATCAAGCTATCAGCTCCTTTTCTCCAATTATCATGTCACAAGTCACAGAACCACGTATGTAAAGAAACATATTAGTGACTCCCCATATTTACCGCGAGGACCTCATTTACTAACGTATACAGCCTACCTCCACGAGAAAAGACCCAGTCGTAGCAACACCAGGGGAAGATTTAGCTGGGTCAAAAGACTCGTGCAAGGACAGAATCTGCATCCCTCACAAcacaaccaccaccaccatcaaaaCCACCAACGCACCCAGAGGGTGCTGTCACAATCCAGCTCCCAGCCAGCAGTACCTAGAGGTGCAGCGCTTGAACGACCCAGCGAAGTGAGGTTCACTGTAAAGGGGCCCCCGGCAATTCCAGGTACGCCAGGATTGCCTCTGGACGACAATAGCACAAGAAAGTCTCTAAAGAGCATGGATATCGGCAGCGACGTGGACTCGCAGGTGTCAGCCCACTCGGATAACATTTCCACCATCCCGCTCAAGCTGATTGTCTCACACACGTCTACGACAAATTCACCTTCGATTATCAGTAGCGAGAACAACCAAGGAAGTGCTTCGGGTGTGCCATCCACAGCAGAAACATCACTATTGCCCAGCCCCCACGCCTCGGTGTCGCCCAGCTACTATACGGGGCTGATGTCCACGAGGATGGGTGGAGAGCGAGAGCGTGATAGCGAGTCGATCGTCACACTTGCAAGTTCCTCGAGGAGGGTCAGGCGAAGGAGCATTGACACCAATTGTAGTATGGCAGGGATTCCGCCTGCGAGTATCATGGAGCGTTTGACGGTGAACCCGACCGCGAGAGACCAGCCAGGGGACGAGGAACAATCAATAGGCAGGTAATGGGATATATGAATGGACggattttgaaaagaaattaGAGAATTGGATGGGTGAATTTGAAGGTATCCAATGTAGGCACCTCATGAGATAAATGTGGGAACATTTCTTGACGGCTAAGTGAATAGAgatgaatggctgcgaaatcgtcaacaacaacccAAGA
This window encodes:
- the AMO2 gene encoding Amo2p, with the protein product MPSVHPFDSARDYEIRLATKLVKDAHPASDNVHFVQCDRCDPPKKDMIKYLDAERHGGELPRIPRVFYCYYYTNTLTFNKALVNVTAGHIITKTQLPEGVVGPFMAEDMAEWEAHCLKHPAVLAEVEKLKLPSDCSVITDPWIYATDDPNEKRPLVQFFMYIQANNGHSESNHYSLPLKFSPVFEAYSKKFVRMDFLPSGYDDTVTPTQPWKRAKPSEYHPELNGEQLREVKPLLVQQPEGPSFTMEGSKVKWLSWEFRVATTAREGFVLYDGWFKGRQVFYRISLSEMTVPYADPRPPYHRKQAFDLGDAGFGVTGNSLKLGCDCLGVIKYLDGMFTGGNGEPSVMPSTVCMHEQDDGILYKHMNYRNGNAVVARRREFVVQTIATVANYEYALNFKFVNDGSIDLEVRATGILSTMPIDDNMTVPWGTVVAENCMAAYHQHILSFRIDPAVDGHKNSVVYDDVVKMPRDKHNQWGNGFVTQRTFVEKAGAVKQSPFTNRAYKVINENVVNPISRDNVGYKIEMPARQMIISDSDTYNVTRAKFATEQLWVTKYGDNQLFAAGEFTNQSQIDTGLGVWANGTDDVRNEDCVIWPTLSFTHIPRVEDFPVMPVEIHNIHMVPFNFFDKNPGLDLPQANNNFNKSTLANVGVEENKACCKSTL